The Prunus persica cultivar Lovell chromosome G8, Prunus_persica_NCBIv2, whole genome shotgun sequence genome includes a region encoding these proteins:
- the LOC109946288 gene encoding uncharacterized protein LOC109946288 yields MDVRVLGTRDDNRLVRDAMALSVQSVASIGSVGHRPIANSHEVQVLRAQLTAEQDLVNEYQRDIKRLKKDRARKAEEYRHQLQILQEENEKLSKMVSVYSKDMQKQLEALENPGKHKRDHKRSSRVNDVIIRGSSDEPQVAMSEDPREGIKRAKLKSPAVEK; encoded by the coding sequence ATGGATGTCCGCGTGCTGGGAACGAGGGATGACAACCGGTTAGTGAGAGATGCTATGGCACTGAGCGTGCAAAGTGTGGCATCTATCGGAAGTGTAGGGCATCGCCCCATTGCGAATTCTCATGAGGTGCAAGTTCTAAGAGCTCAATTGACGGCAGAGCAGGATTTGGTTAATGAATATCAGCGTGACATCAAAAGACTGAAAAAGGATAGGGCAAGGAAAGCAGAGGAGTACCGACACCAACTTCAAATATTGCAGGAAGAGAATGAAAAGCTATCAAAGATGGTTAGTGTTTATTCTAAAGACATGCAAAAGCAACTGGAGGCCTTGGAGAACCCAGGAAAGCACAAGCGAGATCACAAGAGGAGTTCAAGAGTGAATGATGTGATCATTAGAGGCTCAAGTGATGAGCCCCAAGTAGCGATGAGTGAAGACCCAAGAGAGGGTATCAAGAGGGCCAAACTAAAGTCTCCTGCTGtggaaaaatga